A section of the Citrus sinensis cultivar Valencia sweet orange chromosome 8, DVS_A1.0, whole genome shotgun sequence genome encodes:
- the LOC102626249 gene encoding ATP-dependent zinc metalloprotease FTSH 10, mitochondrial: protein MIFSKLGRCLTRSSSRSNSLLYGGGVRSAIVGGGIPRLPRVTDGLVDGRLGVLRGYLAAIGAKNESNLWDLNHVLANPGIYRFFSSESPKNKKNFENFYPKEKKEIPKEDEQKSESKEDSNTDDHGNFQDTFMKQFQNLITPLLVIALFLSSFSLSPREQQQISFQEFKNKLLEPGLVDHIVVSNKSVAKVFVRSSPHNQTIEDDFHGPVSGTPSKGHGGQYKYYFNIGSVEAFEEKLEEAQETLGIDPHDFVPVTYVSEMVWYNELMRFAPTLLLLGTLMYMGRRMQGGLGVGGGGGKGARGIFNIGKAHVTKVDKNAKNKVYFRDVAGCDEAKQEIMEFVHFLKNPRKYEDLGAKIPKGALLVGPPGTGKTLLAKATAGESGVPFLSISGSDFMEMFVGVGPSRVRNLFQEARQCAPSIIFIDEIDAIGRARGRGGFSGANDERESTLNQLLVEMDGFGTTAGVVVIAGTNRPDILDKALLRPGRFDRQITIDKPDIKGRDQIFQVYLKKIKLDHEPSYYSQRLAALTPGFAGADIANVCNEAALIAARGENSQVTMEHFEAAIDRVIGGLEKKNKVISKLERRTVAYHESGHAVAGWFLEHAEPLLKVTIVPRGTAALGFAQYVPNENLLLTKEQLFDMTCMTLGGRAAEQVLLGKISTGAQNDLEKVTKMTYAQVAVYGFSEKVGLLSFPQREDTFEMSKPYSSKTGAIIDAEVREWVGKAYVRTVQLIEEHKEHVAQIAELLLEKEVLHQDDLLRVLGERPFKSSELTNYDRFKQGFEEEEKSSAPPETGTVDDGSSPLEPQVAPA, encoded by the exons ATGATCTTTTCTAAGCTCGGGCGTTGCCTCACGCGATCATCTTCTCGTTCTAAT AGTTTGTTGTACGGCGGCGGAGTGAGATCGGCGATTGTTGGCGGAGGGATTCCGCGGCTGCCACGTGTCACGGATGGATTAGTGGACGGAAGATTAGGGGTTTTGAGAGGATATTTAGCTGCAATAGGAGCTAAAAACGAGTCGAATTTATGGGATTTGAATCATGTTCTTGCAAACCCTGGGATTTACAGATTTTTCTCCAGTGAATCACCCAAGAATAAGAAAA ATTTTGAGAATTTCTACCCCAAAGAGAAGAAGGAAATACCAAAAGAGGATGAGCAGAAATCCGAGTCTAAAG AAGATTCAAATACAGATGATCATGGGAATTTTCAGGATACTTTCATGAAgcagtttcaaaatttaatcacCCCTCTACTAGTGATTGCActgtttctttcttctttttctttgagtCCTCGTGAGCAGCAACAA ATTAGTTTTCAAGAGTTCAAAAACAAGCTTCTGGAACCAGGCTTAGTGGACCATATAGTTGTTTCTAATAAATCAGTTGCAAAGGTGTTTGTAAGAAGCTCACCACACAATCAAACAATTGAGGATGATTTCCATGGTCCTGTTAGCGGTACCCCTTCGAAAGGACATGGGGGTCAATATAAATACTACTTCAATATTGGCAGTGTTGAAGCTTTTGAGGAGAAGTTGGAGGAAGCACAAGAAACACTAGGGATTGATCCTCACGATTTTGTTCCTGTCACTTATGTCTCAGAAATGGTTTGGTACAATGAACTGATGAGGTTTGCACCAACACTGTTGCTTTTGGGAACCCTCATGTACATGGGTCGGAGAATGCAAGGTGGATTGGGTGTTGGCGGCGGTGGTGGGAAGGGTGCCCGTGGAATTTTTAACATAGGAAAAGCCCATGTGACTAAAGTAGACAAAAATGCCAAGAATAAG GTCTATTTCAGGGATGTTGCCGGATGTGATGAGGCAAAGCAAGAAATCATGGAGTTTGTGCACTTCCTGAAAAACCCCAGGAAGTATGAGGATCTTGGAGCGAAAATTCCAAAAGGTGCTCTCTTGGTAGGCCCTCCTGGCACAGGAAAAACCCTTCTTGCAAAAGCGACTGCCGGGGAGTCTGGTGTGCCTTTCCTGTCTATATCTGGTTCAGATTTCATGGAGATGTTTGTTGGTGTTGGGCCTTCTAGGGTGAGAAACTTGTTTCAGGAAGCAAGGCAGTGTGCTCCTAGTATAATTTTCATTGATGAGATTGATGCAATCGGTCGAGCACGAGGGCGCGGAGGCTTTTCAGGTGCCAATGATGAGCGTGAAAGCACTCTTAATCAATTACTGGTGGAAATGGATGGCTTCGGAACTACTGCCGGAGTAGTTGTGATTGCTGGCACTAATAGGCCTGATATTTTAGACAAAGCTCTATTGAGGCCTGGTCGATTTGATCGCCAAATTACAATTGATAAACCTGACATTAAAGGTCGTGACCAGATATTCCaagtttatttgaaaaagatCAAACTTGATCACGAACCATCTTATTATTCTCAGAGGCTTGCAGCACTCACTCCTGGATTTGCTGGAGCAGACATTGCAAATGTTTGCAATGAAGCTGCTTTGATTGCTGCAAGGGGTGAAAATTCACAAGTCACAATGGAACATTTTGAGGCAGCTATAGATAGGGTCATTGGTGGTCtggagaagaagaataag GTTATAAGCAAGTTGGAGCGCCGGACAGTTGCTTACCATGAATCCGGCCATGCTGTTGCTGGATGGTTTCTGGAACATGCAGAACCCTTGTTAAAAGTGACAATTGTTCCTCGAGGTACAGCTGCACTTGGATTTGCCCAGTATGTCCCTAACGAGAACCTTCTTCTGACAAAGGAGCAGCTTTTTGATATGACGTGTATGACCCTTGGCGGTCGAGCAGCTGAGCAG GTTTTGTTGGGGAAGATATCTACTGGAGCTCAAAATGACTTGGAGAAGGTAACAAAGATGACCTATGCCCAAGTTGCCGTGTATGGTTTTAGCGAAAAGGTTGGTCTCTTGTCTTTCCCACAAAGAGAAGACACATTCGAAATGAGTAAGCCATACAGTAGCAAGACTGGGGCAATCATAGATGCCGAGGTTCGAGAATGGGTAGGCAAGGCATATGTACGCACAGTCCAACTTATTGAGGAACACAAAGAGCATGTAGCTCAGATTGCCGAGTTATTGCTTGAAAAGGAAGTTCTTCACCAAGATGATCTGCTTCGAGTTCTGGGTGAACGGCCATTCAAATCCAGTGAGCTCACAAATTATGACAGATTCAAGCAAGGTTTCGAAGAGGAAGAGAAGAGCTCAGCGCCCCCAGAGACTGGAACCGTGGATGATGGTTCTTCACCACTCGAGCCTCAGGTTGCTCCGGCATGA
- the LOC102607496 gene encoding uncharacterized protein LOC102607496 gives MEATTSVIIHSRTIPFGFTFTNSPKISFRHFNKRLQLQNQLPNHRFHSRLSPNLIKTQPSLIFSLKRSRTRFLSPVKCSLSDSASPDSSQKTWLEPFKNLSVDKIKTAVLKLTPFDIIKWSSILSIAIAATKWTVNLVLNPFFWMYFSWTWLFWPWYVAIALGVYGLYCFRKQSLGEASIFEQLAIVTSLFTWLTLVPPAVFNGYLEGWPFVFFFVYHYFFFFNVSVRKRLYGDYYAREHDPRWDINTPTWCRILFTIGVMAGHWLVAFEGPELHRIPGGWNNAGMWILIVLTLLMQYNSTLYLAKYSEKVVVPTAVVQFGPYRWVRHPIYASTMLLFVTYCIALRAPLSLLFLVAVCLVYYEQKAKLEEALMVETFGERYLEYASKVRHKFIPFVY, from the coding sequence ATGGAAGCCACCACATCAGTTATTATCCACTCGAGAACCATTCCATTTGGTTTCACGTTCACAAACAGTCCAAAAATCTCTTTCAGGCATTTCAACAAACGCTTACAATTACAAAACCAGCTACCAAATCACCGCTTTCACTCCCGGCTAAGCCCTAACCTTATCAAAACTCAaccaagtttaattttttccctGAAAAGATCAAGAACCCGTTTCTTATCTCCCGTCAAATGCTCTCTTTCCGACTCCGCAAGCCCCGATTCTTCCCAAAAGACATGGCTAGAGCCCTTCAAAAACCTAAGTGTTGATAAAATTAAGACAGCCGTTTTAAAGTTAACCCCTTTTGATATTATCAAGTGGTCTTCTATCTTATCCATTGCAATTGCAGCCACTAAATGGACTGTGAATTTAGTTTTAAACCCATTTTTTTGGATGTATTTTAGCTGGACTTGGTTGTTTTGGCCTTGGTATGTGGCTATAGCCCTTGGTGTGTACGGCTTATACTGTTTCAGAAAGCAGTCACTTGGCGAAGCAAGCATATTTGAGCAACTTGCTATTGTTACTTCATTGTTTACTTGGCTAACATTGGTGCCACCAGCCGTTTTCAATGGCTACCTTGAAGGTTGGCCTTTTGTGTTCTTTTTCGTGTACCattacttctttttcttcaatgttAGTGTAAGAAAACGGTTGTATGGTGATTATTATGCACGTGAGCACGATCCCAGGTGGGATATAAATACTCCCACATGGTGTCGCATTTTGTTTACTATTGGTGTCATGGCTGGCCATTggcttgtggcatttgaaggGCCAGAATTGCATAGGATTCCTGGTGGATGGAACAATGCAGGGATGTGGATTTTGATAGTGTTGACATTGCTAATGCAATATAACTCAACATTGTATCTCGCAAAGTATTCGGAGAAGGTGGTGGTGCCAACCGCAGTTGTGCAGTTTGGACCGTATAGGTGGGTGAGGCATCCGATATATGCTTCGACAATGCTACTGTTTGTGACTTACTGTATTGCACTCCGAGCACCTTTGAGCTTGCTATTTCTTGTAGCGGTTTGTTTGGTGTATTATGAGCAGAAGGCAAAATTAGAGGAGGCTTTGATGGTAGAGACTTTTGGAGAAAGATACTTGGAGTATGCGAGTAAAGTTAGGCACAAGTTCATCCCCTTTGTTTACTAG